Proteins found in one Amycolatopsis umgeniensis genomic segment:
- a CDS encoding ROK family protein, with the protein MPLPQAVLREATDRRLLEEVVTRGRVTRAELAAATGLSKPTVSEAVRRLTESGLLEATGAQETGRRGRVGTFYELGPSAGWVLAVEVGKSGVRAWSADLAGAVLREHERPAGVRGDVEAVAAALRSVASDAVDQAGEGVLRAVAVSMANPVDPETHDVIAVPASPFPEGLLSPAEILVGTVTAPVLVDNDVNLAALAEQRAGGATGVSSFAYVYVGAGLGVGLYIGDRLVRGAHGLAGEIGYLPGAGRGTLATELAAGIGGAGARSNDVATALRMLDDGDTETIGRAVARAITSITAVVDPELVLLGGPVGCHPALLEPVRAALPPSPTRLEYGRLGTLASLHGATYSALEHARTAAVRVMSD; encoded by the coding sequence GTGCCGTTGCCGCAAGCCGTCCTGCGTGAGGCCACCGATCGCCGTCTGCTGGAGGAGGTCGTGACCCGGGGCCGGGTCACGAGGGCCGAGCTCGCCGCGGCGACGGGGCTGTCGAAGCCGACGGTGTCGGAAGCCGTGCGCAGGCTGACCGAAAGCGGTCTGCTGGAGGCGACAGGCGCGCAGGAGACCGGACGGCGGGGGCGCGTCGGCACGTTCTACGAACTGGGACCGTCAGCGGGGTGGGTGCTCGCCGTCGAGGTGGGCAAGTCCGGGGTGCGGGCCTGGTCGGCGGATCTCGCCGGCGCGGTGCTGCGCGAACACGAACGTCCGGCCGGCGTCAGGGGTGACGTCGAAGCGGTGGCCGCCGCCCTGCGTTCGGTCGCGTCCGACGCGGTGGATCAAGCGGGGGAAGGGGTTCTGCGCGCGGTCGCCGTTTCGATGGCCAACCCGGTCGACCCCGAGACGCACGACGTCATCGCCGTCCCGGCTTCTCCGTTTCCCGAAGGCCTTCTGAGTCCCGCAGAAATCCTCGTCGGCACCGTGACGGCACCGGTCTTGGTGGACAACGACGTCAACCTCGCCGCGCTCGCCGAACAACGCGCCGGTGGCGCCACCGGGGTGTCGAGTTTCGCGTACGTCTACGTCGGCGCGGGTCTCGGCGTCGGGTTGTACATCGGCGACAGGCTGGTCCGGGGCGCGCACGGGCTTGCGGGTGAGATCGGGTATCTGCCCGGCGCCGGCCGCGGCACGCTCGCCACGGAGCTTGCCGCCGGAATCGGTGGCGCGGGCGCGCGATCGAACGATGTCGCGACGGCGTTGCGGATGCTGGACGATGGCGACACCGAGACGATCGGTCGTGCTGTCGCGCGGGCGATCACGTCGATCACCGCCGTGGTGGATCCGGAACTCGTGTTGCTCGGCGGACCGGTCGGTTGTCATCCGGCGCTCCTGGAACCGGTGCGGGCCGCGCTCCCGCCGAGTCCGACCCGTCTCGAATACGGAAGGCTCGGCACACTCGCTTCACTCCACGGGGCTACATATTCGGCTCTGGAACACGCGCGGACCGCAGCTGTCCGGGTGATGTCGGACTGA